A stretch of Bombus vancouverensis nearcticus chromosome 13, iyBomVanc1_principal, whole genome shotgun sequence DNA encodes these proteins:
- the ImpE3 gene encoding ecdysone-inducible gene E3, translating into MKTIGCFLVVLLARQAICGVLKNPPAFSKPDYSDSYLPAAMQVIFYAVEQLKLLQSEEAMQSSTSTESPSTSPISFIAEDQQTASQDPSTICSIAVSQSLDESKDEGDESKSENSSNDKTGVSVIKETSKNKTEDSAVEVEQTTNDKMKEPSAEKAQEGETDESNAQETEKDKVEGSKVEEVFDDKTEESKTQETSTDEMDESKTQEIVTDKEEESKTQEASKDRTGDSKVDESSKDSAETLVALETSKPGEIDQQSMEDPSTQPESPEVNEETPETNYATPETNYEEPERVHAVQETNQEVPEENHEWISWSPTSTETKLETTTASSDPDDSTRPESIVANVDKKKEPTIDSVVQDVYQILKPKPSKFADADHFEESKSVDGIPVEKMENVEEEDDETRFTRLGEKVTQVPRPSLSSYLRRSKVPPSATLQQLANLYDSLSKDARKQGFGKYTGFSDDVLNTLQSSAEGGIGPQLKKILSKLLERNELTREDARMRTSLAVRDLDNPSSMLNKDLRPLLPLRYSP; encoded by the exons GTGATATTTTACGCCGTCGAACAACTGAAACTTCTTCAATCAGAAGAGGCTATGCAGAGTTCCACCTCCACAGAAAGCCCCTCCACTTCACCCATTAGCTTCATAGCTGAAGATCAACAGACTGCTTCTCAAGATCCTTCGACCATATGCAGTATCGCAGTATCCCAATCCTTGGACGAGTCGAAGGACGAGGGGGACGAATCCAAGTCGGAAAACTCGTCGAACGACAAAACAGGAGTATCGGTGATCAAGGAAACTTCGAAGAATAAAACCGAAGATTCGGCAGTCGAGGTAGAACAAACAACAAACGACAAGATGAAAGAACCAAGTGCAGAAAAGGCACAGGAAGGCGAAACGGACGAATCAAACGCGCAAGAAACGGAAAAAGACAAAGTGGAGGGGTCGAAGGTCGAAGAAGTGTTCGACGATAAGACGGAAGAATCCAAAACCCAAGAAACGTCGACCGACGAAATGGACGAATCGAAGACGCAAGAAATCGTGACAGACAAAGAGGAAGAATCGAAGACGCAAGAGGCGTCAAAGGACAGGACAGGTGACTCCAAGGTGGACGAATCGTCGAAAGACAGCGCGGAGACTTTGGTAGCGCTGGAGACGTCGAAGCCAGGTGAAATTGACCAGCAATCGATGGAGGATCCCTCGACGCAGCCAGAGTCGCCAGAGGTGAACGAGGAAACGCCAGAAACCAACTACGCGACGCCGGAGACGAATTACGAGGAACCGGAACGTGTGCACGCCGTGCAAGAAACGAATCAAGAAGTCCCCGAGGAGAATCACGAATGGATCTCCTGGTCTCCTACGAGCACGGAAACGAAGCTGGAAACGACGACTGCGTCGAGCGATCCTGATGATTCCACGAGACCCGAATCGATCGTTGCGAACGTCGACAAGAAGAAAGAACCGACTATCGATAGCGTGGTGCAGGACGTCTATCAGATCTTGAAACCTAAACCGTCCAAGTTCGCAGACGCGGATCATTTCGAGGAATCGAAAAGCGTGGATGGGATTCCCGTGGAGAAAATGGAGAACGTGGAAGAGGAGGACGACGAGACAAG ATTCACACGTTTAGGCGAGAAGGTGACGCAAGTGCCAAGGCCAAGCCTAAGCAGTTACCTAAGACGTTCGAAGGTGCCACCGAGCGCGACTCTTCAGCAACTCGCCAACCTGTACGACTCGTTGAGCAAGGATGCCAGGAAGCAGGGATTCGGGAAATACACAGGTTTCTCTGACGACGTTCTCAATACTCTACAAAGTTCCGCGGAGGGTGGTATCGGACCACAACTGAAGAAGATTCTGTCGAAGCTGCTGGAACGAAACGAGTTGACGAGAGAAGACGCAAGAATGAGGACATCGTTGGCTGTTCGAGATCTCGACAACCCTTCCAGCATGCTGAACAAAGACCTAAGACCCTTGTTACCCTTGCGTTATTCCCCATAA
- the LOC117161742 gene encoding uncharacterized protein LOC117161742 has translation MKTLLLGFFLLSLSTLRVQSKPQITRLFPIPEETSTPRQETNTEAKPLDKLLGKLRATYNFVFRKPENTSNVEKILAKDTPNPDVEALKLIWSNRMQENSKDKEDPGKKSELKVTYLGSSNDDWVNDIRPLEDLEPLEPLELQDEVENDRDREVEIVTPRTAFQFPVTLSRHLVDWLGSLLGITYGVYSKLARAIYTNNTIRVN, from the exons ATGAAGACTCTACTTCTTggatttttccttctttct CTCTCCACGTTGAGAGTGCAATCGAAGCCACAAATCACGAGACTGTTCCCGATCCCAGAAGAAACGAGCACTCCGAGGCAAGAAACTAACACCGAGGCAAAACCACTGGATAAGTTGCTCGGGAAATTGCGAGCCACGTACAACTTCGTGTTTCGAAAGCCAGAGAACACGAGTAACGTGGAGAAAATTTTGGCCAAGGATACACCGAATCCAGACGTCGAAGCGCTTAAATTAATCTGGTCCAATCGAATGCAAGAGAACTCGAAGGACAAAGAAGATCCAGGAAAGAAGTCTGAATTAAAAGTCACGTATTTAGGATCATCAAACGATGATTGGGTAAACGATATTCGACCTTTGGAAGACTTAGAACCATTGGAACCATTGGAACTGCAGGATGAAGTGGAAAATGACAGAGACCGAGAAGTGGAGATCGTCACACCGAGAACTGCTTTCCAGTTCCCGGTAACGCTCAGTCGTCATCTTGTTGATTGGCTTGGATCACTTTTAGGAATCACCTACGGTGTCTATTCTAAATTGGCTAGAGCTATTTATACCAATAATACGATacgtgttaattaa
- the LOC117160995 gene encoding uncharacterized protein LOC117160995 isoform X2, producing the protein MDFSGNNTIHGALPQFSELTSRSSTVSTSKFTSSDNTQAEQTTVYTTAAGLNQTKQSLLVNSTNKYAAPILAWPDPNTLMQLCEKQGIQTINIPNYNQNNTILSVQSNSLPVRIIPNVYLPSTSQSDVIKQELDTRTENEKQTSTMQDSQVQLQQQSAMAEYFQKLQATTLPLTLQQLIKLQTEQVKKEKTEEEKVEHTQNNILNIPSVPVFRNTQNGNNTFINSDQLIVSINPNDLNIQVENQQETENAVQTVKVEQQIQTDSPKTEKKMKFRAKTGEIKISVALDGSTLYCCPECNLAFPDKTEIDQHIQAHIQERKYQCKECGAMLKRKEHLDQHMRGHSDERPFKCPVCHKAFKRNEHLTRHYVIHSGDKNFSCSVCQKAFSRKDHLNKHTQTHLGIRRNRTKKDSFFVEQKESFEKATEVSTTPKQEVSFVLKDGNFMKQEPNFLQYIQNLQKDQNLIHTFSSFKEQATTVLQQQAVNMNEILPQNTRYT; encoded by the exons ATGGATTTCTCCGGAAACAACACGATCCACGGTGCGCTCCCACAATTTTCGGAATTAACGTCTCGATCGAGCACGGTTTCCACATCGAAATTCACCAGCAGTGATAATACTCAAGCAGAGCAAACCACTGTTTATACAACCGCTGCTGGCCTGAATCAAACAAAACAAAGTTTATTG GTGAATTCAACGAACAAGTATGCAGCACCGATATTAGCATGGCCGGATCCAAATACTTTGATGCAGCTTTGCGAGAAGCAAGGCATTCAAACAATTAACATTCCTAATTACAATCAAAATAACACAATACTCAGTGTCCAATCGAATAGCTTACCAGTAAGGATTATACCTAACGTGTACTTGCCATCAACCTCACAATCGGACGTTATAAAACAGGAATTGGATACAAGGactgaaaatgaaaaacaaacaTCTACAATG CAAGATTCACAAGTCCAACTTCAGCAACAAAGTGCCATGGCAGAGTATTTTCAAAAGTTGCAAGCTACTACTCTTCCATTAACACTGCAACAATTGATTAAACTCCAAACAGAGcaggtgaaaaaagaaaagactgaAGAGGAGAAAGTGGAACACACACAGAATAATATTCTCAACATTCCTAGTGTTCCAGTATTTAGAAATACACAAAATGGAAATAACACCTTCATAAATTCAGATCAATTGATAGTGTCCATAAATCCTAATGATCTAAATATTCAAGTAGAAAATCAGCAGGAAACTGAGAATGCAGTACAGACTGTTAAGGTTGAACAGCAAATACAAACTGACTCGCCAAAAACCGAGAAAAAGATGAAATTCCGGGCGAAAACAGGAGAAATAAAAATCAGTGTTGCTTTGGATGGCTCGACACTTTACTGTTGCCCAGAATGTAATTTAGCATTTCcagataaaacagaaattgacCAACATATACAAGCTCATATACAA GAACGCAAGTATCAATGCAAAGAATGTGGCGCCATGTTGAAACGGAAGGAGCATCTCGATCAACACATGCGTGGCCATTCAGACGAGAGGCCATTTAAGTGTCCAGTGTGCCACAAAGCGTTTAAAAGAAACGAACATCTAACGAGGCATTACGTTATTCATTCTGGTGATAAGAATTTCTCGTGTTCAGTATGTCAAAAAGCCTTCTCTAGGAAGGATCATCTGAACAAACACACTCAAACGCACCTAGGAATTAGGAGGAACCGAACGAAGAAGGATTCGTTCTTCGTGGAGCAAAAGGAGTCTTTTGAAAAAGCTACTGAGGTTTCCACGACGCCTAAACAAGAAGTGAGCTTTGTTTTAAAAGATGGGAACTTTATGAAGCAAGAGCCTAATTTTCTGCAATATATACAGAATCTTCAGAAGGATCAAAATCTGATCCACACATTTTCCTCCTTTAAGGAGCAAGCAACGACCGTACTACAGCAACAGGCAGTAAACATGAACGAGATTCTGCCTCAGAATACAAG GTACACGTGA
- the LOC117160995 gene encoding uncharacterized protein LOC117160995 isoform X1, which translates to MDFSGNNTIHGALPQFSELTSRSSTVSTSKFTSSDNTQAEQTTVYTTAAGLNQTKQSLLVNSTNKYAAPILAWPDPNTLMQLCEKQGIQTINIPNYNQNNTILSVQSNSLPVRIIPNVYLPSTSQSDVIKQELDTRTENEKQTSTMQDSQVQLQQQSAMAEYFQKLQATTLPLTLQQLIKLQTEQVKKEKTEEEKVEHTQNNILNIPSVPVFRNTQNGNNTFINSDQLIVSINPNDLNIQVENQQETENAVQTVKVEQQIQTDSPKTEKKMKFRAKTGEIKISVALDGSTLYCCPECNLAFPDKTEIDQHIQAHIQERKYQCKECGAMLKRKEHLDQHMRGHSDERPFKCPVCHKAFKRNEHLTRHYVIHSGDKNFSCSVCQKAFSRKDHLNKHTQTHLGIRRNRTKKDSFFVEQKESFEKATEVSTTPKQEVSFVLKDGNFMKQEPNFLQYIQNLQKDQNLIHTFSSFKEQATTVLQQQAVNMNEILPQNTRYLMPS; encoded by the exons ATGGATTTCTCCGGAAACAACACGATCCACGGTGCGCTCCCACAATTTTCGGAATTAACGTCTCGATCGAGCACGGTTTCCACATCGAAATTCACCAGCAGTGATAATACTCAAGCAGAGCAAACCACTGTTTATACAACCGCTGCTGGCCTGAATCAAACAAAACAAAGTTTATTG GTGAATTCAACGAACAAGTATGCAGCACCGATATTAGCATGGCCGGATCCAAATACTTTGATGCAGCTTTGCGAGAAGCAAGGCATTCAAACAATTAACATTCCTAATTACAATCAAAATAACACAATACTCAGTGTCCAATCGAATAGCTTACCAGTAAGGATTATACCTAACGTGTACTTGCCATCAACCTCACAATCGGACGTTATAAAACAGGAATTGGATACAAGGactgaaaatgaaaaacaaacaTCTACAATG CAAGATTCACAAGTCCAACTTCAGCAACAAAGTGCCATGGCAGAGTATTTTCAAAAGTTGCAAGCTACTACTCTTCCATTAACACTGCAACAATTGATTAAACTCCAAACAGAGcaggtgaaaaaagaaaagactgaAGAGGAGAAAGTGGAACACACACAGAATAATATTCTCAACATTCCTAGTGTTCCAGTATTTAGAAATACACAAAATGGAAATAACACCTTCATAAATTCAGATCAATTGATAGTGTCCATAAATCCTAATGATCTAAATATTCAAGTAGAAAATCAGCAGGAAACTGAGAATGCAGTACAGACTGTTAAGGTTGAACAGCAAATACAAACTGACTCGCCAAAAACCGAGAAAAAGATGAAATTCCGGGCGAAAACAGGAGAAATAAAAATCAGTGTTGCTTTGGATGGCTCGACACTTTACTGTTGCCCAGAATGTAATTTAGCATTTCcagataaaacagaaattgacCAACATATACAAGCTCATATACAA GAACGCAAGTATCAATGCAAAGAATGTGGCGCCATGTTGAAACGGAAGGAGCATCTCGATCAACACATGCGTGGCCATTCAGACGAGAGGCCATTTAAGTGTCCAGTGTGCCACAAAGCGTTTAAAAGAAACGAACATCTAACGAGGCATTACGTTATTCATTCTGGTGATAAGAATTTCTCGTGTTCAGTATGTCAAAAAGCCTTCTCTAGGAAGGATCATCTGAACAAACACACTCAAACGCACCTAGGAATTAGGAGGAACCGAACGAAGAAGGATTCGTTCTTCGTGGAGCAAAAGGAGTCTTTTGAAAAAGCTACTGAGGTTTCCACGACGCCTAAACAAGAAGTGAGCTTTGTTTTAAAAGATGGGAACTTTATGAAGCAAGAGCCTAATTTTCTGCAATATATACAGAATCTTCAGAAGGATCAAAATCTGATCCACACATTTTCCTCCTTTAAGGAGCAAGCAACGACCGTACTACAGCAACAGGCAGTAAACATGAACGAGATTCTGCCTCAGAATACAAGGTACTTAATGCCGTCTTAG
- the LOC117160989 gene encoding uncharacterized protein LOC117160989: MGESLNERIENLRKQSRHLLTQVDKSSKKVKDAIKKLHSENLTFRDNFKNHVGKANASSVSYKKDSRSWKLRNDSSGVSEVLRPDYFCNSPKQTPASMPNTSTAKRILISSKKHSENQHCLGNIHRKPVKECYCNPEIKKAQLRPTRTQYKPRSPNKRCKSHTFSPAITIEDTCEKSALSSPISCETLRRVQKIDYAPRSQFLRNVRSRISLLQTGGGDCPETCYRSPHYHDLMAKKDIYKADSIHQLKAHDKKSETSYHLAKSVPTKSETSEEYSGSEDEDIEKCSTGVQVSLKKHLKPKVVVKRTLTSKTSVPDIKKSKSSSKVATKGKKIIPGTACQCCQKDKLEHSKSILERDTYIDTEKYQDTVCTNKLPDETSRKYLSDREMRELEIFREQNYFDTHGSSHTLASSKSSGSLEQCLLNDRLFPEPARRIHKKDLVVTMPACATIQRKRIHYFPRYIVRQEKGNCNANNKKKRCQTCPLTGHAIDLGITKIRPPLNSLALKYQKRLP, translated from the exons ATGGGTGAAAGCTTAAATGAGCGTATAGAAAATTTACGTAAACAAAGCAGGCATTTATTAACTCAAGTAGATAAGAGTTCTAAAAAAGTTAAAGACGCAATTAAGAAATTacattctgaaaattt GACATTCagagataattttaaaaatcatGTTGGCAAGGCAAATGCATCAAGTGTGTCTTATAAGAAAGACAGCAGATCATGGAAATTGAGAAATGATTCTAGTGGAGTTAGTGAAGTCTTGCGACCAGATTATTTCTGTAATAGCCCTAAACAGACACCTGCATCAATGCCTAATACATCAACAGCAAAGAGGATATTAATATCTTCAAAAAAACACTCTGAAAATCAGCATTGCTTGGGAAACATTCACAGAAAACCTGTCAAAGAGTGTTACTGTAACCCTGAAATTAAAAAAGCACAGCTAAGACCCACAAGGACACAGTATAAACCACGTTCTCCCAATAAAAGATGCAAGAGTCATACCTTTTCTCCTGCTATAACGATAGAAGATACTTGTGAGAAGTCAGCATTATCGTCACCTATTAGTTGTGAAACATTGAGGAGAGTCCAGAAAATAGATTATGCACCTAGATCTCAATTCTTACGCAATGTCAGAAGCAGAATTTCTCTCTTGCAAACAGGAGGAGGAGACTGTCCAGAGACATGTTACAGATCACCACATTATCACGATCTCATGGCCAAGAAGGATATATATAAAGCTGATTCCATACATCAGTTGAAAGCTCATGATAAGAAATCAGAAACTAGCTATCACTTAGCAAAATCTGTCCCTACAAAATCAGAAACCAGTGAAGAATATTCAGGTTCTGAAGATGAAGATATAGAGAAATGTAGCACAGGAGTTCAAGTATCTTTGAAGAAACACTTGAAGCCAAAAGTAGTAGTAAAAAGAACTCTTACCTCTAAAACATCTGTACCTGATATAAAAAAGTCTAAATCTAGTTCAAAAGTAGCAACTAAGGGTAAAAAGATAATACCTGGCACAGCATGCCAGTGTTGTCAGAAGGATAAGTTAGAACATTCCAAATCTATACTAGAAAGAGATACTTATATTGATACAGAAAAGTATCAAGACACAGTCTGTACAAACAAACTACCAGATGAAACTAGTAGGAAATACCTCTCTGATAGAGAAATGAGAgaattggagatatttcgtgaACAAAACTATTTTGACACCCATGGATCCAGCCATACTTTAGCGTCGTCTAAATCTTCTGGTTCTTTAGAGCAGTGTCTACTAAATGACAGACTGTTTCCTGAACCAGCAAGAAGGATACACAAGAAGGACTTAGTCGTAACAATGCCAGCTTGTGCCACGATACAACGAAAACGAATCCACTATTTCCCTAGATACATTGTTCGTCAAGAAAAGGGTAATTGTAACGCAAATAACAAGAAGAAGCGATGTCAGACCTGTCCTCTAACCGGCCATGCCATAGATCTTGGCATCACGAAAATAAGACCTCCCTTGAACAGTTTAGCCCTTAAGTACCAAAAACGATTGCCTTAA
- the JHBP-1 gene encoding take-out-like carrier protein, whose protein sequence is MAIIKLLIVVMSLTMAIATDLPSNWKVCSRSLPAEQLTKCLDTAVTDVVTSLAGGLKSLRILPIEPLAVDSVSIGGTQGSVTLKQEYKNIKLYGLTKGIKLYNHHLDVDNGCLLTSDSINPQVDFVADYKIEGKVLLLPVKGSGRSNITMYDLKSHNEISCEKYEKNGETYLKIKKYGVKFSPARINLQFDNLFNGDKILGPQLNNFINENSELLFKELQAPYEETFSQVFTQLSNEVFSRVPLNKIFPPE, encoded by the exons ATGGCGATAATCAAGTTGCTCATCGTGGTCATGTCATTGACCATGGCCATCGCCACCGATCTGC CAAGCAATTGGAAGGTATGTAGCAGATCATTGCCAGCAGAACAGCTTACCAAATGCCTGGACACGGCTGTTACAGATGTTGTGACTTCATTGGCTGGAG GCTTGAAGAGTTTAAGGATTTTGCCGATTGAACCATTGGCCGTGGACAGCGTGAGTATCGGTGGAACACAAGGATCGGTTACTTTGAAGCAGGAATATAagaatattaagttatatggcctTACGAAGGGTATTAAACTCTACAATCATCA CTTAGATGTGGATAATGGATGTTTATTGACGTCTGATTCGATCAATCCGCAAGTAGACTTCGTCGCCGATTACAAGATCGAAGGAAAAGTGTTACTCTTGCCTGTGAAAGGATCTGGAAGATCAAACATCACCatgt ATGACTTGAAATCGCATAACGAAATATCCTGcgagaaatatgaaaagaacGGAGAGACTTACTTGAAAATCAAGAAATACGGAGTGAAATTCAGTCCTGCTCGAATCAACTTGCAGTTCGACAACCTCTTCAATGGTGACAAGATACTAG GACCACAATTGAACAACTTCATCAATGAAAATTCCGAGTTGCTTTTCAAGGAACTCCAGGCCCCCTACGAGGAAACTTTCAGTCAAGTTTTCACCCAACTCAGCAACGAGGTGTTCAGTCGCGTGCCACTGAACAAAATCTTCCCGCCGGAGTAA